One window from the genome of Salvia miltiorrhiza cultivar Shanhuang (shh) chromosome 7, IMPLAD_Smil_shh, whole genome shotgun sequence encodes:
- the LOC130993060 gene encoding uncharacterized protein LOC130993060 has translation MYRNLWVEYSNFISAALAQWKGAKILEFSIFFPSFRSESYSDIDSWLRFAIEKQVEKLTISRKWILSFVGFDLNANSCCYLQFLVDTKKNNMPVQFPNAEFLKLCVYNDHQMLDVLVVLESFPKLKTLIVHQNGYMHNSVASEMAFRSPSLLHLQRVEIYIHENHFSISPLVKFLLENAQVLEKMVVQPHGEQYDQEAFTSALKELLGMRRSSPYAEVIISPD, from the exons ATGTACCGTAATTTATGGGTTGAATATTCAAACTTTATTTCTGCGGCTCTTGCACAATGGAAAGGTGCCAAGATTTTGGAGTTCTCCATATTCTTCCCTTCTTTTCGTTCGGAATCATATAGCGATATTGATTCGTGGCTGCGTTTTGCGATCGAAAAACAAGTGGAAAAGCTAACT ATTTCTAGGAAGTGGATTTTGTCATTTGTGGGATTTGATTTGAACGCAAACTCATGTTGCTACTTGCAGTTTCTTGTTGACACGAAGAAGAACAACATGCCTGTTCAATTCCCGAATGCTGAGTTTCTAAAACTATGTGTTTATAATGACCATCAGATGCTTGATGTTCTTGTTGTTCTTGAGAGCTTTCCTAAGCTCAAGACGTTAATTGTTCATCAG AATGGTTATATGCATAACTCGGTGGCGTCTGAGATGGCTTTCCGTAGTCCGTCTCTGCTACATCTACAGAGAGTTGAGATTTACATACATGAAAACCATTTCTCAATATCTCCATTGGTAAAATTTCTGTTGGAAAATGCTCAAGTGCTTGAAAAGATGGTGGTTCAACCCCACGGAGAGCAATATGATCAAGAGGCGTTTACTTCGGCTTTAAAGGAGCTTCTGGGAATGCGGAGATCTTCTCCTTATGCAGAGGTGATCATAAGCCCAGATTAA